One window of Saccharopolyspora phatthalungensis genomic DNA carries:
- a CDS encoding ATP-binding protein, with protein sequence MFGRRRGRERNTHQVPGPRGSNGKVRSAKGKPPKRGRGPGDEQSIPNYTPSISARSIDGHLVRTGQDVFAWYRLSPQRWSFRSDSQRQDLIAAIAGQYAELQGRWMHLRVTNRPYPIRMWAEAHVHNARNPMPDAPGALTFDDYMVGEQQQLMGRSMAEKEVYLGVQVQTRNVVDRAVERAAPLLRRVFPEAVDAELVALDSEIDHLDQVIGSAGLDGRPVSAEEISWLMHRSCSLGLPAPRNLPAVPGAPWEPEDLASFTDASDMHQDPYAPTVTVRGRTGSNAGITRHLAVLTVGQTHGLQIPEIDDPWMQHSDRLPAPVEWSARIYVRRPEDVGGELQRQMNKVRSQVRHYTDEHGLEPPTSLARQAGRVLEVDDEMTSGFTALATRVKSWWRLAVSGPTERDALRLAQQILDLYKPKIAIEHPEAQYAMAREFIPGEPLANSAYLRRGSVVWAASAVPQATAEVGDRRGILLGETCTATRRPVAWDPWMAQEVRDASGLTAMVAGLGGGKSFLGGGTVYKTLRSGAHWTLLDPSGPLAELCALPELRPYARPINLLNAQPGILNPYRVVAEPELEHFVDEDDPERSWRRERALAAATRRRLVLDVLTGLLPYEVARLPQTRIVLLRAVRAVGGRPDAHPGMVFEALRRDASEHHEHAVVVADFLDEIRERMSLLIPEVNADPYSERREDRLTVLTMAGLTLPKDGVGREHWTDAEALGVEMLNLAAWLTQRSIYERPKNERKGVWIDEAFFLSEVPTGRVLMNRFARDSRKWNVRVLLSSQIPADFLRIQGFVSLLDSVFIGRLDDEQAQADALRLLKVPVGAGYEQVVAALGRRPGPARNATERDRSPRQFIFGDGAGGVEKIRIDFSGPHLEHLRNALDTTPAAEDYVERRALQPANNGANSDSSAPALGPAEDYPEDFESFDEFELETVGIGYGDDGSERSTRRPGERGGEDAR encoded by the coding sequence AGCCGCCCAAACGCGGCCGAGGACCCGGCGACGAGCAGTCGATCCCGAACTACACGCCGTCGATCAGCGCGCGGTCCATCGACGGTCATCTGGTGCGTACCGGTCAGGACGTGTTCGCCTGGTACCGGCTTTCCCCGCAGCGCTGGTCCTTCCGCTCCGATTCGCAGCGCCAGGACCTGATCGCCGCGATCGCCGGCCAGTACGCGGAGCTGCAGGGCCGCTGGATGCACCTGCGGGTGACCAACCGGCCGTACCCGATCCGGATGTGGGCCGAGGCGCACGTGCACAACGCGCGCAACCCGATGCCGGACGCGCCCGGCGCGCTGACCTTCGACGATTACATGGTCGGCGAACAGCAGCAGCTGATGGGCCGGTCGATGGCGGAGAAAGAGGTCTACCTGGGCGTCCAGGTGCAGACCCGCAACGTGGTGGACCGCGCCGTCGAGCGCGCCGCGCCGCTGTTGCGCCGGGTGTTCCCGGAGGCGGTGGACGCCGAACTGGTCGCGCTGGACAGCGAGATCGATCACCTCGACCAGGTGATCGGCTCGGCCGGGCTGGACGGCCGTCCGGTAAGCGCCGAGGAAATCTCCTGGCTGATGCACCGCTCGTGCTCGCTGGGCCTGCCCGCGCCCCGCAACCTGCCCGCGGTGCCGGGCGCGCCGTGGGAACCCGAAGACCTCGCGTCTTTCACCGATGCCTCCGACATGCACCAGGACCCGTACGCACCGACCGTGACGGTGCGCGGCCGCACCGGCTCGAACGCGGGCATCACCCGCCATCTCGCGGTGCTCACCGTCGGGCAGACGCACGGCCTGCAGATCCCGGAGATCGACGACCCGTGGATGCAGCACTCCGACCGGCTGCCCGCGCCGGTCGAGTGGTCCGCGCGGATCTACGTGCGGCGTCCCGAGGACGTCGGCGGCGAGCTGCAGCGGCAGATGAACAAGGTGCGCTCCCAGGTGCGGCACTACACCGACGAGCACGGCTTGGAGCCGCCCACCTCGCTGGCCAGGCAGGCCGGCCGGGTGCTGGAGGTCGACGACGAGATGACCTCCGGGTTCACCGCGCTGGCGACCCGGGTCAAATCCTGGTGGCGGCTGGCGGTTTCCGGCCCCACCGAGCGGGACGCGCTGCGGCTCGCCCAGCAGATCCTCGACCTCTACAAGCCGAAGATCGCCATCGAGCACCCCGAAGCGCAGTACGCGATGGCCCGCGAGTTCATTCCCGGCGAGCCGCTGGCCAACAGCGCCTACCTGCGCCGCGGCTCGGTGGTGTGGGCGGCTTCCGCGGTGCCGCAAGCGACCGCGGAGGTCGGCGACCGGCGCGGCATCCTGCTCGGCGAGACCTGCACCGCGACCCGGCGTCCGGTGGCGTGGGACCCGTGGATGGCGCAGGAAGTCCGGGACGCCTCCGGCCTGACCGCGATGGTCGCCGGGTTGGGTGGGGGGAAGTCTTTCCTTGGCGGTGGCACCGTCTACAAGACGCTGCGCTCCGGCGCGCATTGGACGCTGCTGGACCCGTCGGGACCGCTGGCCGAGCTGTGCGCCCTCCCGGAGCTGCGGCCCTACGCCCGGCCGATCAACCTGCTCAACGCCCAGCCCGGCATCCTCAACCCGTACCGGGTCGTGGCGGAGCCGGAACTGGAGCACTTCGTCGACGAGGACGACCCGGAGCGCAGCTGGCGTCGCGAGCGCGCGCTGGCCGCGGCCACCCGTCGTCGCCTGGTGCTCGACGTGCTGACCGGCCTGCTGCCGTATGAGGTGGCGCGGCTGCCGCAGACCCGGATCGTTCTGCTCCGCGCGGTCCGCGCCGTCGGCGGCCGGCCGGACGCCCACCCGGGCATGGTCTTCGAGGCGTTGCGCCGCGACGCGAGCGAGCACCACGAGCACGCCGTGGTGGTGGCCGACTTCCTAGACGAGATCCGGGAACGGATGTCGCTGCTGATCCCCGAGGTCAACGCCGACCCGTACTCCGAGCGCCGCGAGGACCGACTTACGGTGCTGACGATGGCCGGGCTGACGTTGCCCAAGGACGGCGTCGGCCGGGAGCACTGGACCGACGCGGAGGCGCTCGGTGTCGAGATGCTGAACCTGGCCGCCTGGTTGACGCAGCGTTCGATCTACGAGCGGCCCAAGAACGAGCGCAAGGGCGTGTGGATCGACGAGGCGTTCTTCCTCTCCGAGGTGCCGACCGGCCGGGTGTTGATGAACCGCTTCGCCCGCGACTCCCGGAAGTGGAACGTCCGAGTGCTGCTGTCCAGCCAGATCCCGGCGGACTTCCTGCGGATCCAGGGCTTCGTGTCCCTGCTGGACTCGGTGTTCATCGGGCGGCTGGACGACGAGCAGGCGCAGGCCGACGCGCTGCGGCTGCTCAAGGTGCCGGTCGGCGCCGGGTACGAGCAGGTGGTGGCGGCATTGGGCCGTCGGCCGGGGCCGGCCCGCAACGCCACCGAGCGGGACCGATCGCCGCGGCAGTTCATCTTCGGCGACGGGGCCGGCGGGGTGGAGAAGATCCGCATCGACTTCTCCGGCCCGCACCTCGAGCACCTGCGCAACGCGCTGGACACCACTCCGGCCGCCGAGGACTACGTCGAACGACGGGCCCTGCAACCGGCCAACAACGGCGCGAATTCCGACTCCAGCGCGCCGGCACTGGGCCCGGCCGAGGACTACCCGGAAGATTTCGAGTCGTTCGACGAGTTCGAGCTCGAAACGGTCGGCATCGGCTACGGCGATGACGGCAGCGAGCGCTCGACCCGCCGCCCGGGCGAGCGGGGTGGAGAAGACGCGCGGTGA
- a CDS encoding C40 family peptidase translates to MRKLVVAVVVLAGFAGLIGVGALTALLAGSGGRGTGWSDCSADLGPWGDGAGRGERDAATLSGESVGIAKRIIEIGKQRGLPPRAWQIAIQAGKTESNLANVLHGDRDSLGIFQMRPSMGWGTEQQITDVDYAINKFFDVLLAVPGWEEMRPGEAAQRVERSAFPLRYHKWEPMAAHLVSVEGDVEGISACQSLPGASVLATQAIQYAQAQLGKPYVWGAAGPNAFDCSGLTQQAWKAAGVEIPKYSQTQYFQGGVHVPLSQAQPGDLVFWGYGRDPNSIHHVALYLGDNEVLHAPQPGESVEVEKLWDGGELLPTAVRPAADTPMAGAPAPAAGGAR, encoded by the coding sequence ATGCGCAAGCTCGTGGTTGCGGTCGTCGTGCTCGCGGGTTTCGCAGGTTTGATCGGGGTCGGTGCGCTGACCGCCCTGCTGGCCGGTAGCGGCGGGCGCGGCACCGGCTGGTCGGATTGCAGCGCCGACCTCGGCCCGTGGGGCGACGGCGCGGGCCGCGGCGAGCGCGACGCCGCGACGCTCAGCGGTGAGTCGGTCGGCATCGCCAAGCGAATCATCGAGATCGGCAAGCAGCGTGGCCTGCCGCCGCGGGCCTGGCAGATCGCGATCCAGGCGGGCAAGACCGAGTCGAACCTGGCCAACGTGCTCCACGGCGACCGGGACTCGCTGGGCATCTTCCAGATGCGGCCGTCCATGGGCTGGGGCACGGAGCAGCAGATCACCGACGTGGACTACGCGATCAACAAGTTCTTCGACGTGCTGCTCGCGGTTCCGGGTTGGGAGGAGATGCGGCCGGGTGAAGCCGCCCAGCGGGTGGAGCGCTCGGCCTTCCCGCTGCGCTATCACAAGTGGGAGCCGATGGCCGCGCACCTGGTGAGTGTGGAGGGCGACGTCGAGGGCATCAGCGCTTGCCAGAGCCTGCCCGGCGCGAGCGTGCTGGCCACCCAGGCGATCCAGTACGCCCAAGCACAGCTCGGCAAGCCCTACGTGTGGGGCGCGGCCGGGCCGAACGCCTTCGACTGCTCGGGCTTGACACAGCAGGCATGGAAGGCGGCCGGGGTGGAAATCCCGAAGTACTCGCAGACCCAGTACTTCCAGGGCGGCGTGCACGTTCCGCTGTCCCAGGCACAGCCGGGGGACCTGGTGTTCTGGGGTTACGGCCGGGATCCGAACAGCATCCACCACGTGGCGCTGTACCTGGGCGACAACGAGGTGCTGCACGCGCCGCAGCCCGGCGAGTCGGTCGAGGTGGAAAAGCTGTGGGACGGCGGTGAGCTGCTGCCCACGGCAGTGCGGCCGGCCGCCGACACGCCGATGGCTGGCGCGCCGGCTCCCGCCGCCGGGGGCGCGCGTTAG